From the Motacilla alba alba isolate MOTALB_02 chromosome Z, Motacilla_alba_V1.0_pri, whole genome shotgun sequence genome, one window contains:
- the ISCA1 gene encoding iron-sulfur cluster assembly 1 homolog, mitochondrial — MASSVVRATVRAVSKRRIQATRAALTLTPSAVQKIKELLKDKPDHVGVKVGVRTRGCNGLSYTLEYTKSKGDSDEEVVQDGVRVFIEKKAQLTLLGTEMDYVEDKLSSEFVFNNPNIKGTCGCGESFNI, encoded by the exons ATGGCCTCCTCCGTGGTGCGCGCCACGGTGCGCGCCGTCAGCAAGCGCAGGATCCAGGCGACCCGCGCCGCCCTCACGCTG acCCCTTCTGCTGTCCAGAAGATAAAAGAGCTTCTGAAAGATAAGCCTGACCAT gtCGGTGTGAAAGTAGGTGTTCGTACAAGGGGATGCAATGGACTTTCTTACACATTAGAATATACAAAATCGAAAGGAGACTCTGATGAAGAAGTCGTTCAAGATG GGGTTAGAGTGTTTATTGAAAAGAAGGCACAGCTGACACTTCTAGGAACTGAAATGGACTATGTAGAAGACAAACTGTCCAGTGAATTTGTCTTCAATAATCCAAACATCAAAGGAACGTGTGGCTGTGGAGAAAGCTTTAACATCTGA